The Epilithonimonas zeae genome contains the following window.
CTAGCCTTGCATCCTAAAACGATATCATAATCATTCCATAATTCGTAGGCGCCACCTTTTGTCCAGATTTCGTTGAATAAATTTAATTCATTATCACTTAATGTTTTATCCTGAATTACAAACTCACGAAACGTCCACGGTTGTTCCCAATTGTCGAAGCTTAATATTTGGTTTTCCAATGTTTTCATATCAGTTTTTAGATTTAGATTTTATTTTTAATGTTTGAAGATTTTTTTAAAATAATCATACTGAGTAGCGCTCCAACAACCAAACCAGCCAACAGATAATATTCCAAATTCATATCCTGAAAATGAATTCTGGGTATATCAGCTTCTGAAGTAAATTCGGCTCTTCTTAAAATGTCATTGATCTGAGCAACTTTAAATTTCATATAAAGCACTCTCATTAACAAAAATAGGACTCCGGAAATTATGATTATGAGTAAAGAAAGTAATTGCCGTTTGGCCGAATAGATTTTACAATAATTTTTGACAATCAGGTATAAGAAAGGGATTATTCCAAATGAGAAAATAAAAATCAGCATCGGGAAAATATGATGGGTTAAGCTCGAACTGTCACTAAATAATATATTTTCACCCGTAATTCCAGCTACAAAAAACGATAAAAACCAATCTCTAATTAGAAAGGCAAAGAGGCACAGCGACAATGATAATACGATAATAATTGCTTTCTTTTTCATAGTGGTTTAAGTTTGTGATTTGTAAATACTCTTCTTAAATTTCTTGTATTATCTTAGTTTTTTTTCATTGTCGAAAAAATGAGCAGCATATTATTGAGATTTTTGTTGGATTTGGTATTTCCAAAAATATGAAGCAATTCATTCCAGTTCTCACCACTTTTACTGTCAATAATAGTTTGGACAGAGTAGTTGCCATCACAGTTATAGACTGTCCAATTAGAATCTTGACCAAGTATTCTATTCTTCTTATTTTCTGTTGTACAGCTTTTACTATCTGGAGGAAACTGGCTGGGATGATTTCCAAAATAAAAACCACCAGAAAAATCTGTTTTTTTTGTGCTGTCTGCAGGATAAAAATGGTAAACGGAAAAGTCTTCTCCGTTAGTTTCTTCTATCACATAATCTTTGGGAAGCGAAATGTAATAATTGCTTTTTCCGATTTGTCTTTCTACCAAAGTTTTAAGAAACTCATTGTCTGCGTCATTACTTTTAGACACTTTATCACTATTTTCTTTGCAGCTGTACAATAGTAATAATGTAAATAATGCGAAAATTTTCAGTTGTGTTTTCATATTCCCTGCGTTTTTTACTAAATTTTATTTTGCTTTTGCACTATCAGATTTTGGAGGAAGCGGAATCTGATTTTGAGAATTTGGTCGTGGTCCACATTGTTGTCGGTACGTTGATTTAGTAATTCTGGTTGGTCAAAATATTTTTGTAAGTCACAGAGTTTGTAAATTTCTGTCAATGTTAATTTTTCACTTGGGATTTTCTCCAAAAATTGTAGAAAATCTCCGCCAAAATCACTTCCAAATGCAATATCTTTCCATTTTTCTATAAACATAATTTCTATTTTATTTCAGTTAGTGTTTTTTGTTGTAGCGTCGTCTTGTAAAGTGGCACACAACTCCCCAATTTAAACATTGCGTCAATACAAGACATAAAAACTTGCGCTTATCCTTTTTATAATTTACAAGATGCAATATAGAAGCTTGTTAAATTTAATACTAATTAACAAAATTATTATAATGCTGTACCGATTAATTTCGCTATCTTGGTAAAGGTATTATAATTGCTAACAAGTCATCATTTATAATTAGTCATTCATCATTTATACTTAACCTATGTCGGTTCTGCCTTACTCACTATTCTCCGATTTTGATATTTATCTTTTCCGTTCGGGAAAACACACGAGGCTCTACGAAAAGTTCGGTTCTCATAAAGTGGAGGTCGATGGAGTTTCCGGTGTTTATTTTGCCGTTTGGGCACCAACAGCAACAGAGGTTTCTGTAATGGGAAATTTCAACAATTGGGATTCTTTTTCTCACAAGTTGGCTGGACGTTGGGATCAATCTGGGATTTGGGAAGGTTTTATCCCAGACTTGGATTTTGGTGAAGTTTATAAATATGGCATCAGAACAACCGACGGAATTTTATTAGAAAAAGCGGATCCGTATGGACTCTGTTTTGAGAATGCTCTACAGGCAGGTTCTGCAGTTTGTACCACTTGGTATGAGTGGCAGGACAAAGAATGGATGGAAAAACGCTGGCGATACAACAGTCTCGAATCTCCGATTTCGGTTTACGAAATGCATCTAGGTTCGTGGATGCGTGATCCAAATAATCCTGAACGTTTTCTTAGTTATGGCGAAATAGCGGACAAATTAGTCTCCTATATCAAAGCAATGAATTTTACACACGTAGAATTCATGCCGATTATGGAATATCCATACGACCCGAGTTGGGGTTATCAGATTACGGGATTTTACGCGGCGACTTCCAGATTCGGTGGTCCACAGGAGTTGATGTATTTGATTTCTGAACTTCATAAAAATAATATCGGTGTTTTTCTGGATTGGGTTCCGTCTCATTTTCCGGGAGATGCCAATGGATTACACCGTTTTGATGGTTCTTTTTTATATGAACACGAGGACCCAAGAAAAGGCTTTCATCCCGACTGGAAGTCTTATATTTTCAATTACGGAAGACCGGAAGTCAAATCTTTCCTGATTTCAAATGCAATATTTTGGCTTGACCGTTATCACGCCGATGGTTTACGTGTGGATGCTGTAACATCTATGCTTCATCTCGACTACTCCAGAAACGATGGTGAATGGGAACCAAATATCTACGGCGGAAACGTCAATCTAGAAGCAAAACAGTTTTTGCAGGATTTCAATACGGCAGTTTATAAAGAATTTCCAGATGTTCAGACGATTGCAGAAGAAAGTTCCGATTTTCCAAAATTAACCAAACCAGTTCACGATGACGGAATTGGTTTTGGGATGAAATGGATGATGGGCTGGATGCACGATACATTGGATTATTTCAAAGAAGATCCGATCAACCGGAAATATCATCACAACAAAATCACGTTCACGAGCACCTATATGTATAATGAAAATTATATGATGCCGTTGTCTCACGACGAGGTGGTGCACGGAAAAAGCAGTCTGATCTACAAAATGCCGGGCGACGAATGGCAGAAATTTGCCAATCTACGCGCAATGTATGTTTATATGTTCACGAATCCGGGAGCGAAATTGCTTTTTATGGGAGATGAGTTTGCCCAAACCAACGAATGGAATTTCACAAGTTCTCTCGATTGGCACTTGCTTCAGTATCCAGTTCATAAGAATCTTCAAGAGTTTGTTCGGGATTTGAATTTCTTATACAAAACACATCCTGCTTTATATGAATTGCAATTTTCGCCTTATGGTTATGAATGGGTTGATGGCGACGATAGTGATAACTCGATTTTTATTTATCTCAGAAAAAGCAAATACGACAAAGAAGTTCTGATGACTGTTCTGAATTTAACACCCAATAGTTTCGATTACAGAATTGGCGTGGATGAAAATACAGATTGGAAAGTAATCCTGAATTCCGACGAAGAAAAATACAGCGGAAGTGGAGTAGAAGCCGTCATTTCCCAAAGATTAGATGAAGGCTGGAATAACAGAAAGAACTCAATCATTATAAAATTACCACCCTTATCAGGTTTGGTATTGAAACAAAGTAAACTAATAAAGAAATCTAAAATTGCAGATTTCCTGAAACGTAAAAAATAAACTAAGAAATATATGAAAGTATTTCACCTTTCTATGGAATGCTATCCTGTCGCAAAAGTCGGTGGACTGGCGGACGTGGTGGGCGCTTTACCCAAATATCAAAACAAAATGGGATTGGATGCCAGCGTGATAATGCCTTGGTACAACAAGCCGTTTTTCTACAATCACGACTTCGATATTGTGTTTGATGGTTTCATTCATCAATCGTCACACATGTATCAGGTTCAGGTTTTCAAAGAGAAGGATAAATCTTTAGGTTTTGATTTGTATTTGGTTAAAATTCCGGGACTTTTGGATAGAGAAAATGTCTATGGTTATTGGGATGAAAGTGAACAGTTCATTGCTTTTCAGCACGGGGTTTTGCATTGGCTGAGTGCGATGCAGATTCGTCCGGATGTCTTTCATTGCCATGATTATCATACAGGATTAGTCCCTTTTATGATTGATAACTGTTATGAATTCAGATTCCTGAAAGGTGTCAAAACCATCGGAACGATTCATAATGGTGAGTATCAAGGAAGTATGAATTGGCAGATGTCCAGTTTTCTTCCCCATTTCGATGGTCAAAACTCTGGATTATTGGATTGGAACGGAAGAATCAATCCGATGGCTACGATGATTAAGACTTGTAATGCTTTCAATGCGGTTTCGGGTGGTTATCTGGAAGAGTTATTTTACAGCTTCCAGGGTCTTGAGCCATTGATGAATCAGGAACGCCAAAAAGCTTTCGGAATCATCAACGGAATTGATACCGAAGTTTGGGATCCGCAAACTGATGATATGTTGAAATTCAATTTCAACAGAGATTATGCAGAAGAAGGAAAGTGGGAAAACAAAAAAGCCATTTGCGCAGAATATGGACTCAATCCCAATCTTCCGCTTTTCGGTTTCATAGGACGATTTGCTGGTGAAAAAGGTGCTGACCTTTTACCAGAGATTGTTGAAAAAAGTATTCAGGAAACCAATGGCTCTTTGAACATTATTGTCTTAGGTTCCGGAAATCCAAAAATTGAGAACAGACTGAAGGAATTACAATATCAATTTAATATTAATTTTGCGATAGATTTGGGTTACAAAGAATATTTGTCACATCAGATTTACGCTTCGGCAGATTTCTTGCTAATGCCAAGTCGGGTAGAGCCTTGTGGACTGAACCAAATGTACTCTATGAGATATGGAACGATTCCTATTGTGAGATATACAGGCGGTTTACGAGATACGGTTCAGGATATTTCAACCGGTGGTAGTGGACTCAATTTTACCAATGCTGGTGCGGAAGATGCTGTTCACGCAATAAAAAGAGCGTTACACATTTACAGTCAGAAAGATTTGATGAAAGGTTTGATTTTTAGTAATATGTCTTTTGATTTTTCTTGGGAGAAATCAGCACAGAATTATTCTCAGCTTTATAACTACTAAATTTTTTTGTTAACATTGGCTTAATATTTGAAAACTATCATTAACTTTAATAAATATATATAACTAAAAACATATTATGAATGAAAGCGTAATTTCTATCGTTTTAGGAGGTGGACGTGGAAGCAGATTATTCCCTTTAACATATACGAGGTCCAAACCCGCAGTTCCAATTGCAGGTAAATACCGTTTGGTAGATATTCCTATTTCCAATTGTCTCAACTCGGGACTTAACAGGATTTTGGTGTTGACTCAGTTCAATTCTGCATCACTGAATTCTCATATCAAGAATTCTTATCACTTTGATATTTTCAGCAAAGGATTTGTAGATATTTTGGCGGCTGAGCAGAATGTGGAGAATGAAAACTGGTATCAAGGAACGGCAGATGCAGTTCGCCAGACAATGAAACACCTTGAAAAATATGAATATGAATATATTCTGATTCTTTCCGGTGATCAACTTTATCAGATGGATTTCAAGAAAATGATAGATTTCCACAAAGAAAAAGGGGGCGATATCACCATTGCAACAATTCCTGTGGTTGCGAAAGATGCTACTGGATTCGGGATTATGAAAGCGGATGAAGATAGCAATATTACAGCTTTTACAGAAAAACCAAGTCTGGATGTTCTATCAGATTGGACTTCTGAAACCAGTGATGCAAGCAAAGCTCAAGGCAAAGAATATTTAGCTTCGATGGGAATCTATGTGTTTACCAAAAATGTTTTGAGAAAGCTTTTTGCAGATTATGAAGGCGATGATTTCGGCAAAGATTTCATTCCTGCATCTATCGGAAACTTAAATGTTTTAAGTTATCAATACGATGGTTATTGGACAGATATCGGAACAATTGAGTCTTTTTATGAGGCTAATTTAGATTTGGCTCAGGATTTACCACAATTCAATTTATTCAGCTCTAATCCTATTTATACAAGAGCGAGAATGCTTCCTCCAACAAAAATCAATGGTTCGTATGTGAGCAAAACGATTTTCGGCGATGGATGTATTATTTTAGCTGATAAAATTGAGAATTGCATTATCGGAAACAGA
Protein-coding sequences here:
- a CDS encoding glycogen synthase, with the translated sequence MKVFHLSMECYPVAKVGGLADVVGALPKYQNKMGLDASVIMPWYNKPFFYNHDFDIVFDGFIHQSSHMYQVQVFKEKDKSLGFDLYLVKIPGLLDRENVYGYWDESEQFIAFQHGVLHWLSAMQIRPDVFHCHDYHTGLVPFMIDNCYEFRFLKGVKTIGTIHNGEYQGSMNWQMSSFLPHFDGQNSGLLDWNGRINPMATMIKTCNAFNAVSGGYLEELFYSFQGLEPLMNQERQKAFGIINGIDTEVWDPQTDDMLKFNFNRDYAEEGKWENKKAICAEYGLNPNLPLFGFIGRFAGEKGADLLPEIVEKSIQETNGSLNIIVLGSGNPKIENRLKELQYQFNINFAIDLGYKEYLSHQIYASADFLLMPSRVEPCGLNQMYSMRYGTIPIVRYTGGLRDTVQDISTGGSGLNFTNAGAEDAVHAIKRALHIYSQKDLMKGLIFSNMSFDFSWEKSAQNYSQLYNY
- a CDS encoding glucose-1-phosphate adenylyltransferase; the protein is MNESVISIVLGGGRGSRLFPLTYTRSKPAVPIAGKYRLVDIPISNCLNSGLNRILVLTQFNSASLNSHIKNSYHFDIFSKGFVDILAAEQNVENENWYQGTADAVRQTMKHLEKYEYEYILILSGDQLYQMDFKKMIDFHKEKGGDITIATIPVVAKDATGFGIMKADEDSNITAFTEKPSLDVLSDWTSETSDASKAQGKEYLASMGIYVFTKNVLRKLFADYEGDDFGKDFIPASIGNLNVLSYQYDGYWTDIGTIESFYEANLDLAQDLPQFNLFSSNPIYTRARMLPPTKINGSYVSKTIFGDGCIILADKIENCIIGNRTRVDRGSTIVNSYVMGADYYQTAQQVSQNEKDGITSMGIGKYCYIDMAILDKNCYIGNNVRIIGGKHHPDGDYDTHSIKDGIVVVKKNAVIPDGTNIM
- the glgB gene encoding 1,4-alpha-glucan branching protein GlgB gives rise to the protein MSVLPYSLFSDFDIYLFRSGKHTRLYEKFGSHKVEVDGVSGVYFAVWAPTATEVSVMGNFNNWDSFSHKLAGRWDQSGIWEGFIPDLDFGEVYKYGIRTTDGILLEKADPYGLCFENALQAGSAVCTTWYEWQDKEWMEKRWRYNSLESPISVYEMHLGSWMRDPNNPERFLSYGEIADKLVSYIKAMNFTHVEFMPIMEYPYDPSWGYQITGFYAATSRFGGPQELMYLISELHKNNIGVFLDWVPSHFPGDANGLHRFDGSFLYEHEDPRKGFHPDWKSYIFNYGRPEVKSFLISNAIFWLDRYHADGLRVDAVTSMLHLDYSRNDGEWEPNIYGGNVNLEAKQFLQDFNTAVYKEFPDVQTIAEESSDFPKLTKPVHDDGIGFGMKWMMGWMHDTLDYFKEDPINRKYHHNKITFTSTYMYNENYMMPLSHDEVVHGKSSLIYKMPGDEWQKFANLRAMYVYMFTNPGAKLLFMGDEFAQTNEWNFTSSLDWHLLQYPVHKNLQEFVRDLNFLYKTHPALYELQFSPYGYEWVDGDDSDNSIFIYLRKSKYDKEVLMTVLNLTPNSFDYRIGVDENTDWKVILNSDEEKYSGSGVEAVISQRLDEGWNNRKNSIIIKLPPLSGLVLKQSKLIKKSKIADFLKRKK